A single genomic interval of Argopecten irradians isolate NY chromosome 8, Ai_NY, whole genome shotgun sequence harbors:
- the LOC138329122 gene encoding patched domain-containing protein 3-like codes for MNFYRQVEHRVAKAFIWYGRLISRRPWVAIIFSLLLNGILGINIYWLSHDTNLERLYNPSNSEAERNRDQTKQIFPDVSGTNFEHHSLNDLGVYGEVIVRPKIDGNILNQTYIEDIRKLFATIVNITITADDGDLYNYESLCARRNGECIVDGLFVITDDFWRRLTSGEVKEEIMFGISTLGEPTFINGSLVSATGIKMQYNLRQDTPRFRSLSKRWETQYLQTMTSVTLERLQLAYAMSDSLSQELNDNTRGDVGLFSVTFSLMITYASIVAVGGNWVSQRGNLGRAGVLPAGLAIMGSFGFCSAIGVDFVNMIGIMPFLVLGIGVDDMYILMSSLADAPFGASVEERISFTLQTSGVAITITSLTDFIAFMAGTLSVFKSVRNFCLYTGVAVALCYINVITFFLACMVLHERRVAQNRHCLTCVPLMTGEESRKANKPTAHTYCCTGRPPKSREEYESVFEKFPRLFLPKTVLFKPAKIGILVTYIIYIAISIWGACNLEEGLKLKNLVSPDSYYHRFSQWKHHYFDLKMLVTFVVPQHYDYSDQHTYDSIQLLMNNVKGDYKIDGRYEINWLKTMHDTGFYVRNTNDTEAAFVKKVHRFVNAYKAFQNDVVFDENIEKITAAKFHLFTKNIKTSQEQGGLMVRMRDFASESELNVFAFSPWFIYFEQFVAVLPNTLQTVGVAIIAVFVITCLFMPNPLIILFVTLSMASIILGLVGFMHHWGLSLSSITMIHVIMSVGFSVDFSAHICHSFMTAEGTDRNARVNTAIIRAGGPIFNGAFTSILGVVMLVFSKSYVFVSFFKVMTLVIVFGAFHAVLVLPVVLSLFGPQRSLSASEEVIAADKHKNGNGIKMRDGEINHAYQHQI; via the exons ATGAATTTCTACAGACAAGTAGAGCATAGGGTTGCTAAAGCCTTCATCTGGTACGGGCGTTTGATATCACGTCGGCCATGGGTCGCCATCATCTTCAGTCTGCTGCTGAACGGAATTCTGGGAATAAACATATACTGGCTTTCGCACGACACGAATCTAGAACGACTTTACAATCCTTCAAACAGTGAAGCAGAGAGAAATCGCGACcagacaaaacaaatatttccgGATGTAAGTGGGACGAATTTTGAGCACCACAGTCTGAATGACCTTGGGGTCTACGGGGAGGTCATTGTCAGACCGAAGATTGATGGCAATATACTTAACCAGACTTATATAGAAGATATAAGGAAGTTGTTTGctacaattgtaaatattaccATAACAGCAGACGATGGCGACCTGTACAACTACGAGAGTCTGTGTGCAAGACGTAATGGGGAGTGCATTGTCGATGGTTTGTTTGTTATCACTGATGATTTTTGGAGGAGGCTGACATCTGGAGAAGTTAAGGAGGAAATCATGTTTGGAATCAGCACTTTAGGAGAGCCGACGTTTATAAACGGGTCACTTGTGTCAGCTACAGGAATCAAGATGCAGTATAACCTAAGACAAGACACTCCACGCTTTAGATCCTTATCAAAACGCTGGGAAACGCAGTACCTTCAGACGATGACATCAGTCACCCTAGAACGTCTTCAACTAGCATACGCAATGTCAGACTCACTAAGTCAGGAGTTAAATGACAATACCCGTGGAGATGTCGGACTATTCTCTGTCACATTTTCTCTCATGATCACCTACGCATCCATTGTTGCCGTCGGCGGAAACTGGGTTTCCCAGAGGGGTAACCTTGGAAGGGCTGGTGTACTTCCGGCAGGACTAGCCATCATGGGATCGTTTGGCTTCTGTTCCGCCATCGGTGTGGACTTTGTCAACATGATTGGGATAATGCCCTTCCTCGTCCTAG GTATCGGTGTGGACGACATGTATATCCTCATGTCCAGCTTGGCCGACGCACCATTTGGGGCTAGCGTGGAAGaaagaatatcatttacattGCAAACCAGTGGTGTAGCCATTACTATTACCTCCCTGACAGATTTCATCGCCTTTATGGCCGGGACTTTGTCCGTTTTCAAAAGCGTCCGTAACTTCTGTCTCTACACAG GTGTTGCCGTTGCTCTGTGCTATATTAACGTCATAACGTTCTTCCTCGCGTGCATGGTACTGCACGAGCGTCGCGTGGCCCAGAACCGTCATTGTCTCACCTGTGTTCCACTGATGACGGGAGAGGAGAGTAGGAAAGCCAACAAACCTACAGCACACACGTATTGTTGTACTGGCCGACCGCCAAAGTCGAGAGAAGAATACGAAAGTGTATTTGAAAAATTCCCGCGTCTCTTCCTTCCAAAAACCGTTCTTTTTAAACCGGCAAAAATTGGCATTTTGGTTACGTATATCATTTACATAGCAATATCCATCTGGGGAGCATGTAATTTAGAGGAGGGTCTAAAGTTAAAGAACTTAGTTTCGCCCGATTCCTACTATCATAGGTTTAGCCAATGgaaacatcattattttgatCTGAAGATGTTGGTGACCTTCGTTGTTCCGCAGCATTACGATTATTCTGACCAACATACTTATGATTCAATACAATTACTCATGAACAATGTTAAGGGGGATTATAAAATCGATGGCAGATATGAAATTAACTGGCTCAAAACAATGCACGACACAGGTTTCTATGTGAGAAACACTAACGATACTGAAGCGGCATTTGTTAAAAAAGTGCATAGATTTGTAAATGCGTATAAGGCATTTCAGAATGATGTCGTTTTTGACGAAAACATCGAAAAGATTACTGCAGCAAAATTCCACCTTTTTactaaaaacataaaaacatcaCAAGAACAGGGCGGACTGATGGTGCGCATGCGTGATTTTGCTTCCGAGTCTGAACTTAATGTTTTTGCATTTTCCCCCTGGTTTATTTACTTTGAACAGTTCGTGGCGGTCCTTCCTAACACTCTGCAGACGGTGGGCGTGGCGATCATAGCTGTCTTTGTCATCACGTGTCTATTTATGCCCAATCCTTTAATTATTCTATTCGTCACCCTGTCGATGGCCTCCATTATTCTGGGGTTAGTAGGCTTCATGCATCACTGGGGTCTTTCTTTAAGTTCTATTACCATGATCCATGTTATCATGAGTGTCGGCTTTTCTGTCGACTTCTCCGCTCATATTTGTCACTCTTTTATGACGGCGGAAGGTACCGATCGAAACGCGCGCGTTAACACTGCAATTATACGAGCAGGGGGACCTATTTTCAATGGCGCATTTACATCAATCCTCGGGGTGGTGATGTTGGTGTTCTCCAAATCCTACGTATTTGTGTCCTTCTTTAAAGTGATGACGTTGGTTATCGTGTTCGGTGCGTTCCATGCGGTTCTCGTTTTACCTGTTGTTTTATCTCTGTTCGGCCCGCAAAGATCACTTAGTGCTAGTGAGGAGGTGATTGCCGCCGATAAGCATAAGAATGGGAATGGTATTAAGATGAGAGATGGTGAGATCAACCATGCCTATCAACATCAGATATGA